The DNA sequence ATAAAAAGCACTCCAAAGCCGACAATTAATAGTACAGTCGCACTTCCTAAATCTGGTTCTTTTGCTATCAATAAAAAAGGTAAAATAATAAAAAAACTAATTTTTAAAAATTCTTTGAGTCTGTAGCCATTATGTGGTGGTGGATTTTGATAAATTAAATAAGCAAGCATTAGAATAAAACTTGGTTTAAAAATTTCTGAAGGTTGTATTGTAAATTGCGTAAAAGGAATCTCTAGCCATCTTTTTGCCCCTAATTTTTCAACTCCAAAAATATCAACACTTAAAAGTAAAAAAATATTTATAAAATAGGCTATAGGAATAAGCCAAATTAGCTTTCGAATAGGAATAAAGAAAAAAATAAAAAAAGCAAGTGTGCCAACACAAGTATAAACGAATTGTTTTTCTGCTAGTAAAGCATGGGCCTCAAAAATTAAAAAAAAGGAAAGAAGTATAATAGGTGTGAATAATATAGGCTGCATATAATCAAAATGTGTTAATATTCTTCTATCCAGTATAAACAAAATTTGCCTTTTTAAATTATAATATTAAAAATGAGAATTATAAGATAAGATTTTAAATTTAATGAGATAATTTTAGGAAAAATGCAAACTTTTTTAGTAGATGAAAATTTAAGATTGGATATTTTTTTAGCAAAAATATTAAAACAAAGTCGTAATCAAGTAGCATCGCTTATAGAAAAAAAATGCGTTAAAGTTAATGATAAAATTCAAAATAAAAATTCATTTAAATTAAAAATTGGTGATGAAATTTCTGTAGAATTTCCTCCTTTAGAATGTAAAGAAAAATCGTCTTTTGATATTAATTTTGATATAGAAATTTTGTATGAAGATGATGATTTACTTATCTTAAATAAACCTCCAAATTTAGTAGTGCATGGAGCAAATAGCGTTAAAAGTTTGACTTTAGTAGACTGGTTGCTTGCAAAAAATTATACTTTATCTAATTTGGGTGGAGAAATTCGAGCAGGACTTGTTCATAGGCTAGATAAAGATACAAGTGGCGCTATACTTATAGCTAAAAACAATTTTACACATCAAAAACTTAGTGAACAATTAAGCGATAAAACAATGGGAAGAATTTATTTAGCATTAATTGATTTGTCACTAAAAGAAGATAAAATTATAATCGAAAAATCTTTGGCTAGATCTCAAACAAATGCTATCAAAAAAATAGCAGTAAGTGATAAGACCAAAGGGAGTAAATATGCTAAAAGTGCTTTTATTAATTTGATGAGCAATGGGGATATTAATTTAATAGCAGCTAAACTTTTTACAGGTAGAACACATCAAATAAGAGCACATTTAGCAAGCATAAATCGTCATATTTTAGGTGATAAACTGTATGGTTATAGAGGAAAATATGAAGGTAGGGTGATGCTTCATGCTTATTTTTTATATTTTACTCATCCTAAAAAAAAGAAAACTATTTTTATTAAAGCTCCCTTAATGGGAGATTTTAAAGAAATTTTAAAGAATAAATTTATTTTAGGAGAGATTGATGAAAAAATTTCACTTGAGTCTTTGCTTAAGCATTTTAATTCTTTTATTTAACGCTTGTAGTGTTTCACAGGTTTCAAATACTGAATCTAGTAAAGAAGTATTGATTAATGAAAGTTTACCTAAGATGGACAATATTAAAACTCTTAGCGATATGAGTAATATAGCTTTTGAATGGGAACCTTTGTATGATGATAATATACAAGGTTTTTATTTATATCGTTGTAGTGATGAAGATGCTCAATTTAAGCTCATAGCAACTATCAAAGACAAATTTCAAACTCATTATGTAGATACCAATCTTAAGCCTAATACAAAATATTATTATAAAATGAGAAGTTTTGATAATCAAGGACATCCTTCAGAAGATGGAAAAATTTTTGAAGTAAGCACTATGCCAAGACTTGAGGCTATTCCTTATGTTCAAGCTATAACTAATTTACCAAATCGTATTAAATTAATTTGGCGTCCTCATCCTGATTTGAGGGTAAATTCTTATATTATTGAAAGATCAAAAAGCAATGAAGACAATTTTAAAAAAATAGCCGAGGTTCAAAATCGTTTAAGTGCAGAGTACATAGATAAAGATCTAAAACCAAATGAAAATTTTAATTATCAAATTATTGCTGTAAGTTTTGATGGAATTAAAAGCGAACCAAGTCAAGTATTGAATTCCACAAGTAAAGCTTTGCCACCAGAGGTGCAGAATTTAAATGCTAGTTCAGATGCTTCTAATAAAATAATTTTAACATGGGATGCGCCTAATTATAAAGATTTTTCTTATTATAAAGTTTATTCTACAAGTTCAAGTTTTCTTCCTTATACTCTTATTGCTAAAACAGATAAAAATTCTTATGAAGATTTGGTTGAGGGTTCAGATAAAACTAAATATTATAAAGTAACCATGGTTGATGTAGATGGATTAGAAGGTCCTATGCCAAAAAATGGAGTTGAAGGAAAAACTTTAGGCATTCCTTCTTCGCCAAGTATTATTTTAGCTCAAAGTACACCAGAAGGAATTAATCTTGAATGGGTTGATGGGGATTCTAGGGCTGTAGAATATGAAGTTAGGCGTTATGGTGGAGAGCAAAATGCTATTTTTAAAGGTATTAAAGAGAAAAAATTAAAAGATATCAAGGCCTTGCCAGGGGTAGAATATAGCTATGAAGTTATTGCAATTGATTCTGCTGGATTGCGTTCAGAACCTTCAAAAAGAGTTAAGGCGGCGCAGTAGTGCCAAATTTTAAAGTTAAAAAAATTAAAGAATTGATTCTACCTTTTAAAAAAGATGAGGTAGAATTAGAGTGGATGGCTGAAAATAATAATGTTATTTTAATATATACTAAAGTAAATGAAGAAAGTTTCTTTTTGCAAATTAAAAAAGAAGAAAATTATTTTATTATTAAGGGTGATAAGCATACTAAACCTTCTAAAATAGCTTATTTGCAAAAATCTTTACAAGTTTTTAAGGACTATTTTTGCAATAGTGAAGATATTGTTAGTGAGGCTTTTGCATTTAAACATAATGCATTAATTGAAAAAACTTCTTTAATTGCGTTTGACTTTGATCAGCTATTATCAAAGATTAAAGGAAGAATTTATATTGAGATAGGTTTTGGATCAGGTAGACATTTACTTTATCAAGCTCAAAATAATCCAGATGTTTTAATAATAGGGGTTGAAATTTATAATCCAGCTATTACTCAAGTGGCTAAATTAGCTAAGAGTCAAAATTTAAGTAATATTATATTAATACAAAGTGATGCTAGGCTTTTGCTTAGCGCACTTAAGTCAAATTCTGTGGAAAAAATTTTTTTACATTTTCCAGTCCCTTGGGATAAAAAACCACATAGACGAGTTATTGCAAAAAATTTTTGTTTAGAATGCGCTAGAGTTTTAGGAAAAAATGGGAGATTTGAACTTAGAACGGATAGTTATGAATATTTTGATTTTACGCTCAAACAATTTTTAAATTTCAACACTCCAAAATTTAGCCTTAAAAAAAATGAAAAACTTGAAATTTCTAGTAAATATGAGGATAGATGGAAAAGACAAAATAAAGATATTTTTGATCTTTGGGTATGGAATTTAGATAGAGTTTGTAGTGAATCAAATTTAGATGATTTTAATTTTTCTGATATTACATTTGATACAAACGATTTAATTTTTTTGGAGAAAAATTTTAAAAATTTTACCCTAAAAGGAGATGATTATTTTTTACATTTTGAAAATTTGTATCAAGCAAAGCGAGGCTTGATTTTTAAAATAGCTTTTGGTGCTTTTAATAAACCTGAACATTGTTATATTTGTGTAAATAATAAAATAGAATTTTTATTCAAAAAGCCTTTTAAGATTAAAGAGAATTTAAAGGCAATGGAAAAATTAAAAAAGGTGCTTAAATTTCATTTTGATATTGCTTGATTTTCTTGAAATTTAAGCAAAAACAAAGCATAATTAAAAAATTTGAAAATTGAAGAGGAATAAAAATGCCCAATTTAATTCAAGCAAATAAACTTTCTTTAGGCTATGATGAATTGGTTATTAAAGAAGCGAGTTTTACTTTTAAGGATGATGATTTTGTTTTTATTACAGGAAAAAGTGGAAGTGGAAAAAGTACACTTTTAAAATCTTTTTATGGAGATTTAGAACTTCTTTCAGGACAACTTCAAGTTTGTGGTTCTTCGATGAAAAAAATTGGAAATTTGGATCTTTTAAAATTACGCCAGAGAATAGGTATTATTTTTCAAGATTATAGACTTATACAAGAATATACAGTTGAAAAAAATGTTATGCTTCCTTTAATGATTAAAGGGTATAGTAAAAAAGTTTGTCAAGATCAAGCAAATAAACTTTTAAAACATGTTAATTTAACTTTTAAAGCTGACAAATTGCCCAATCAATTAAGTGGGGGTGAACAACAACGCGTAGCTATGGCTAGAGCTTTAGCACACAATCCTAAACTTTTATTGTGCGATGAGCCTACGGGAAATTTGGATGAATATTCTTCGGATATTATTTGGACACTTTTAAAATCAGCTAGAGAACTTTTAGGAACTTGTGTAGTTGTAGTTACTCATAGAATACCAGTTAATTTGAGATTAAATTATCGTCGGTTTAACATAGAGAATGGAACAATGAATGAAATTTTTTAGAACGCATTTATCTTTAATTTTACCTTTGCTTTTTATGATGTTTGCATTTGAATTTATTTTGCTTACCAATTCAACTCTAAAATACTATGAAGAATTAGCAAATAAAGATTATAACATTATAGTTGTAAGCTCTAATGAGCTTGATAAAAATATTATTAAAACCAAAATTTCCTCTTTTTCTAGTTTGGAAATTTTAGATCCAAAAAATTTAATTGAACGTTTAAAAAATGATATTTCAGATAAAAATTTAAAAGCATTAAAAAATTCTTTGCCTAAATTTTATAGCATAAAACTAAATCATTTACCTACTCAAAATGAACTTGATGTGATTAAAAATCAACTTTTAAGTATTTCAGGTATTACTAAGATTGAAACTTTTGCTAAAACGCATGATAAGGTTTATTCTTTACTCGTTTTAATGAAATTTGTATTTTGGTTATTTTTAATTATTATTATTGTTCTTTCTTTTGTTTTATTTTTAAAACAGATGAGAATTTGGCTTTTTGAACATACAGAACGTGTAGAAATTATGTGTCTTTTTGGAGCACCATTTTGGTTTAGATCTTTTATGCTTTATAAGATTGTATTTATGGATTGTTTGATCGCTTTTGTTATTTTATTAATATTTTTTACTCAAATTTATGATCTTGAAATTATTCAAAATCATTTAAAAGCTGTGGATATTATATTGCCTCCAATTAATTTTGTTTTACAGCTTAGTCTGATTTTCTTAGCTACTTTATTTGCATGTTTATTATTTGTAAATTCTGTGATGTTTAGGGTTAAAAAATGATAAAAAAGATTTTTTTTATCATTTTGTTTCTTTTTTTAGCTTATGCGCAAATTTATGCAAATGCTTTAAATGAGAAAGCAAAAAATTTAGAAGAAAATAAACGCATACAACAGCAATTAAATAAAAAACTTGAAGATTTAGCAAGCGATATATTAAATGGAGAAAAAACTTTAAAAGATTTAAGTTTTCAAATTCAAACACTTAATTCTCAAACTGCAAAACTTGAAGAAAGCGCAAAAGCCCAATATAAAGAGCTTAATTTGCTGACAACTCAAAATGGTGATCTTTTAAAAAGTAGAGCGAGCATGGAGGGAAAATTAATTGCTTTAATGGCAAAAGATTTTGCTTATGATTTACCCATACCTCAAGGTTATGTTGAAGGTAAAGAAAGTTTTATAGCTTTTGAAATTTTAGGAAAATTAGATAAAGTTTTAAGTAATGAGATTTTTAAACTTTCTAAAGATTATGAAGATGTTAGCAAATTAATTGATGATAAACAAGCACAAATTCAAAAAATTAATGATAATTTAAAAGTTTATAATGCACAAATTGTCAAACTTCAAGATTTAAGAAAAAAGCAAGTTGATGAAATTAATAGGCAAAAAACAGATCGTGCGATTTATGTTAAAAAACTTGAAGATTTACAAGCTCAACAAGATGAATTAAGAAAAACTCTTGATCAATTAAGAATAATACAAAGAAAACAAGCAGAAAAAGAACAAGAAAAATCATCGATTGACAATTCAAAAATTGCGAATAATGATCAAAAAATTCGTCAACTTGGTTCAAGTTATCAAGGTGGTGCAATCAAACGCTACACAGGAAAAAAAACGATAGCGCCTTTGGATTCTTTTACTGTTAAGCAAAAATTTGGAAATTATATCGATCCAATCTATAATATTAAAATTTTTAACGAAAGTGTTGTTTTAAAAAGCAAAAAATCTGATGCTGTGGTTAAAAATGTTTTAAACGGTAAAGTGGTTTTTGCAAAAGATACAAGTATGTTGGCACGTGTTGTTATTGTAGAGCATGATGATGGAATTCATACGATTTATGCACATCTTGATAAAATAGCTCCAAATATTAAAGTAGGAAAAAATATTAAAAAAGGCGCCATAGTGGGTAGAATTAAAAATGATTTAACTTTTGAGGTTACTCAAAAAAATTTTCATATCAATCCTTTAGAATTAATCAGCCTAAATTAGCTTATTTTAATTCACTTTAAACTATAATTTCACGGATTAAGGAGAGATTATGCAGGATAAAAAAAGAGTTTTAGTAAAATTTTCAGGCGAAGCTTTAGCTGGAGAGAATGGCTTTGGAATTGAAAATTCTATCTTAAAATTTATCGCCAATGAGATTAAAGAATTAGTAAAAAATGATATAGAAGTAGGTATAGTAATAGGTGGTGGAAATATTATTAGAGGTGTTTCTGTAGCTAAAGGAGGACTCATTAAGCGTACTAGTGGAGATCATATGGGTATGCTTGCTACTGTAATCAATGCTATTGCAATTCAAGAAGCTCTTGAGAGTTCTGGACTTGATGTTAGGGTTCAAAGTGCAATACAAATGGAAGCATTTTGTGAAACTTATATTATGAGAAGAGCTCATAGACATTTAGAAAAAGGTCGAGTAGTTATTTTTGCTGCTGGAACTGGAAATCCTTATTTTACAACAGATACTACGGCTATTTTAAGAGCTGTGGAAATTAATGCACATATGGTTATAAAAGCAACAAAAGTTAATGGTGTTTATGATAAAGATCCAAATAAATTTAATGATGCAGTATTTTTGCAAACTTTAACTTATGATGAAGCTATGCAGGATAATATTAAAGTTATGGATGATACAGCTATTGCTCTAGCTAAAGATAATTCTTTACCAATAGTAGTTTGCAATATGTTTGAAGAAGGCAATTTGTTAAAAATTATACAGGGTGATACAAGTCTTTGTTCCATAGTTAAAAATCAATAAAAGGAGAAAATAAATGGATTGTAGAATAGAAGAGATAGCAGCAAAAGCTTTAAGAAAAATGGGAGATGATCGCTATCGTTTGTCTTTAGTGGTAGCAAAAAGAGCAGAGCAATTAGCTGATGGAGCCACACCTTTAGTTGATATTGATAAAAATAAATTAAAATTTGCTGATATTGCTTTATTTGAAATAGCAGAAGATAAAATTACTTTAGAGGGTTTAGGTGAGACCGATCGATGAGGATTTATTATTAGAAAAACTCATTGATGATGTTAAAAATTGCAAGGATTTAACAAGAGCAAAAGAGCTTCTTTTTTGCATTTGTGAAAGCGATTCTACTTTAGAGAAAGCAGTAGAATATTGTATATTTTATCATGAAGGACAGACGAGAAAAAGCGGCGAACCTTATGCTATACATCCTATTTTAGTAGCTACCTTAGTAGGGTTTTTAAGTGATAATAAAGCTGCTATTTTGGCTGCTCTTTTGCATGATGTTATTGAAGATACAGAATGTACAGAAGAAGAACTAAATAAAGCCTTTGGACATGATGTTTTAAAATTAGTTTTAGGATTAACTAAAATAATAGAAATTAGAGAAGATAATCTCATTTCTTCTAAATCAAAAAAAAATTTAACTAAATCTGCTTTAACATTTAGAAATATGCTTTTGGCCAGTACTCAAGACGTAGGTGTTTTAATTGTTAAGCTTTGTGATAGATTACATAATATGTTAACCTTAGATGCCTTAAGAGAAGATAAACAAAAAAGAATTAGTGAAGAAACTTTGGTTGTTTATGCTCCTATAGCTCATAGACTGGGTATTTCTAGTATTAAAAATTATTTAGAGGATCTAAGTTTTAAATATTTGATGCCTGATGAATATAATATAATAGATAATTATATAAATTCTAATGATCAGCAAATGCAATTAGGACTTAATGAATTCATTTCAAAAATAGAAATTTTATTTTTAAGCAATGGTTTTAGGCAAGGAAGTTTTAAAATTCAAAAGCGTATTAAGCATAGCTATTCTATTTATCTTAAAATGCAAAGAAAAGGCATAGGTATAGAAGAAGTGCTTGATTTATTAGGTGTAAGAATTTTAGTTGAAAAGGTAAGCGATTGTTATTTAGCTTTGGGAATTTTGCATACAAATTTTAATCCTTTAATTTCCCGTTTTAAAGATTATATAGCTTTACCAAAACAGAATGGATATCAAACGATACATACAACACTTTTTGATACAAAAAATATTATTGAAGCACAAATTAGAACTTTTGATATGCATAAAATCGCAGAATTTGGAATCGCTGCTCATTGGAAATATAAAGAAGATGGTAGTGTTGTTGCACCAAATTTAGATTGGTTGACCGATATTTCAATACAAAGTGCCAATAATCCTCAAAATGCTGAAGATTATAATGCTATTGAGCTTTATGAATATGCTAAAGATAGCCTTTATGTAGAAGATATAGCTGTATATTCTCCAAAAGGAGAAATTTTTACTTTACCTAGAGGCGCTACAGTTCTTGATTTTGCCTATGAAGTGCATACTAAAATTGGACTTCATGCAAAAAGTGCTTATGTTAATCGCATTAGAGTTCCTTTACTTACAGAATTAAAAAACGGAGATATTGTTCGCGTTGTTACTAGCGAAGATAAATTTTATCGTTGTTCTTGGATTGATAGTGTTAAAACAGGAAAAGCAAAAGCTAGTATTAGAGAATTTTGTAAGCAAAAAATAAGAGAAATTAATCTTGCAAGCGCTATTAATATGCTTAGTTTTGTTTTTAGTGTAGATAAAAATAAAATAGAAGCTTGGATAGAAAAAGAAAATTTAGGAAGACGCATACGAGAAGTAGCTAATGATAATATCTATTTTAAAGATATTGTTAATGGGCTTAAAAAATATGCAAAAAAATCTTATTGGTTTGATAAATATGAAATTCAAGAATATAATATAGGAAATTTTTTAATTTACTCCAATCATAAGATAGCAAATGTAGATTTTGACTATTGTTGCCATCCTAAAAGAGGCGATGCAGTAGTTGCTTTTGTAGAGGGTGGAAACGCTATAGTGCATCATAAGCTTTGTGATAGAGCGGAAAAAATGATAGAAAAAAAAAGAGATATGGTTTTTATAAAATGGGATTCTAATATACCGAAATCTTATAAACTTATTTTTTCTTTGGAAAATAAAAAAGGGGTTTTAGCAGAGTTTTTGGCAGTTTTAGCTAAAATGCAAATTAATTTATTAACAATCAATTTAGCAAAAGATATAAATTCAACTGTGGATTATTTTGAAATAACAATGGAAATACCAGAAAATATAAATCCTGATAGTGTTCGTGAGAGATTAAAAATTCATTGTAAAATCTTAGATTTTGTATCTTTAAATGATGCCTATAAAGAAAGTTAAAGGGATAGATAATGAATATAAAAGATATTTTAGCCGAAATTAAAAGAGGATGCGCAGAGATTATTGATGAAGAAAAAATAGAATCATTAATAAAAAATTATTATGAAAAGGGTGAAAATTTTTTCGTTAAAGCAGGTTTTGATCCTACAGCTCCTGATTTACATTTAGGGCATAGTGTGGTTTTAAACAAGATGGCTTTTTTGCAAAAACATGGAGCGATAGTACAATTTTTAATTGGTGATTTTACAGGTCAAATTGGCGATCCAAGCGGTAAGAATGCTACAAGAAAAAAACTAGATAAAGAGCAGGTTTTAATTAATGCAAAAACTTATGAAAAACAGGTTTTTAAAATTTTAGATAAGGAAAAAACTCAGATTAAATTTAATTCTGTATGGCTTAATGAACTTGGAGCTAGTGGTTTAGTGGAACTTACTTCAACTTTTAGTGTAGCTAGAATGCTTGAACGAGATGATTTTACAAAGCGTTTTAAAGAACAAAGTTCTATTAGTATTTGTGAATTTTTATATCCCTTGCTTCAGGGTTATGATAGTGTTTTTTTAAAAAGCGATATAGAAATGGGAGGGACTGATCAAAAATTTAATCTTTTAATGGGTAGACATCTTCAAAGAATTTATAATGTAGGTAAAGAACAAGCAGTGATGATGATGCCTCTTTTAGAAGGATTAGACGGTGTTAATAAAATGAGCAAAAGTTTAAATAATTACATAGGTGTTACAGAAAAACCTAATGATATGTATGCTAAAATTCTAAGCATTAGTGATGAGTTAATGTTTAGATATTATGAACTTTTGAGTCAAAAAACTTTACAAGAACTTGAAGTTATAAAAAATGATATAAAAAATGCTAAATTGCATCCTAAAAAAGCTAAAGAAAATTTAGCTTTAGAAATTGTTGAGCGTTTTTATACAAAAGAAGATGCAATATTTGCAAAAGAAGAATTTGATAGAATTCATAGTGCTAATGCTTTGCCAAGTGAAATTAAAGAATTTGAATTTAAAGGCGAAAGTATTTGGCTGGCCAAAGCATTGGTATTGTGTGAATTAGAAAGTTCAACTTCTGCTGCAAGAAGAAGTATAAGTGCTAATGCAGTGAGTGTGAATTCTCAAAAAATTAATAATGAACAAATGCAATTAAATACTGGAGAATATATTTTACAAATGGGTAAAAGAAAATTTGCAAAATTAAAGGTTAAAGAATGAGTTTTAAATCTCTTCAAATAGGAAAACATTTAATTAAATATCCAATTTTTCAGGGAGGAATGGGTTTAGGTATTAGTTGGGATAAGCTAGCTTCAGCTGTATCTTTAAATGGTGGTCTTGGTATTATTTCATCTGTTGGAACAGGGTATTATGAAAATCGCTCCTATGTAAACAAAGAGCTTAATGCTAAACCTTATGGTAGTGAGAATTTTTATTCAAGAAAAGGTTTACAAGCTTTAATTGATAATGCTAGAAAAGTTTGTGGAGATGCACCTTTGGGGTGCAATATACTTTGTGCAAGCAATGATTATGCAAGAATTGCTAAAGATGCTTGCGAAGTCGGGTTTAATGTGATCGTTTCGGGTGCAGGTCTTCCGACAAATTTACCAGAATTTACTATGGATTTTCCAGATGTCGCTTTAGTTCCTATTGTTTCATCGGCTAAGGCTTTAAAAATTATTTGCAAAAGATGGCAAAATCGTTATAATCGTTTACCAGATGCTATAGTGCTTGAAGGGCCAAAAAGTGGTGGGCATCAAGGTTTTACTTATGAACAGTGTCTTGATCCAAATTATCAATTAGAAAAATTAATCACTCCAGTAGTTGAAGAAGCAAAAAATTGGGGTTCATTTCCAGTAATTGCAGCGGGAGGAATTTGGGATAAAAAAGATATTGAAAATGCAATCGCATTGGGTGCAAGTGGAGTACAGATGGGAACGCGTTTTATAGGTACTTTTGAGTGTGATGCCAGTGATGATTTTAAAAATGTTTTACTTTCTTGTAAAGAAGAAGATATAGAGCTTATTAAATCCCCAGTAGGATATCC is a window from the Campylobacter sp. RM10537 genome containing:
- a CDS encoding nitronate monooxygenase produces the protein MSFKSLQIGKHLIKYPIFQGGMGLGISWDKLASAVSLNGGLGIISSVGTGYYENRSYVNKELNAKPYGSENFYSRKGLQALIDNARKVCGDAPLGCNILCASNDYARIAKDACEVGFNVIVSGAGLPTNLPEFTMDFPDVALVPIVSSAKALKIICKRWQNRYNRLPDAIVLEGPKSGGHQGFTYEQCLDPNYQLEKLITPVVEEAKNWGSFPVIAAGGIWDKKDIENAIALGASGVQMGTRFIGTFECDASDDFKNVLLSCKEEDIELIKSPVGYPARGVRTNLLDLVDKRMGPKINCISNCVAPCGRGKEATKVGYCIADRLFDAWSGKKETGLFFTGTNGYRLDKLISVKELIHKLVNGEE